In Pochonia chlamydosporia 170 chromosome 3, whole genome shotgun sequence, the following are encoded in one genomic region:
- a CDS encoding cysteine protease PalB (similar to Coccidioides immitis RS XP_001245377.1), whose product MQSILRQVVPVPMTSSRIRNGLELADSTSYLQAAESRATEAAGKDALDYAIQAAELYMKAAGDTPSKADAARLRRKCQDMITYAERLKSDLSETAQPVPSATKGRIVAQPTVSPILQLGSRLHGNEFPIWQDEPKVDEFDALPGDGSFTDNTTFSLSTNQMSNFAAWVRPAELFQLDRQNDRTALEDAMMQVSASSNLVQDITTDCSVVASLSAAFNVLTGKHTVLSSIFYPFDLLKKRPRLSHSGKYVMKLNFNGCARKVVVDDRLPSSRTSRALFVVDRQNPYLLWPALLEKAYLKVRGGYDFPGSNSGTDLWVLIGWIPEQLFLQREDIDLDNVWKRIEVAHKSGNVVVTLGTGRVSTEEEEVMGLIGEHDYAVENIDTSGGSRRLLIKNPWCDGPSMTTLGWSNTQHSGLSEAVSNGSSQKRSMQEHAASSTLWVAFEDVAQHFESMYLNWNPALFPCRRDHHFAWELPPKLYGASLSRNPQFSVSSHNAGTIWVLVSRHFVDAELDIARERRDSMAAVARQLGFMSILAFENGGRKLQICRGEIYRGPYVDSPQTLARLYIRPGRPYTIVVDQHELPLPRYHFTLSLFSHSPLVVKEASETMSHFTEQLGAWTRRTSGGNSSCCTYFQNPQYRLSIDRRTPVSILLCADTDDIHVHVDVVWAQGRRVDNIRVKDLVASSGEYRRGCAVADIAMLETGVYTLVCSAFDAGQLGQFSLRVGTMSPIVIRPVPVDSAGRFATKLPQIHLPQGDERFRLPLDVSWLTKASVSMHSSSAPLQLGSRANLPSSQVLRVSIIHCWGPEQATIAVSGENEFQNPANTIRTPQFDMEPDRIRREGLWILVESMGSHGGTLSIDGEISSDSPVRIGDWECV is encoded by the exons ATGCAGAGCATCTTGCGCCAGGTGGTGCCCGTGCCGATGACATCAAGCCGTATTAGAAACGGACTAGAGCTCGCTGACTCGACGAGCTACTTGCAGGCTGCAGAATCCCGGGCCACTGAAGCCGCTGGTAAAGACGCACTTGACTATGCCATCCAAGCAGCCGAGCTCTACATGAAAGCCGCAGGTGATACACCTAGCAAAGCGGACGCGGCTCGCCTCAGACGCAAATGCCAGGACATGATCACATATGCGGAAAGACTCAAGAGTGATCTCTCCGAAACAGCGCAGCCTGTACCATCAGCCACTAAGGGACGGATTGTAGCCCAGCCAACAGTCTCACCCATCTTGCAATTAGGTTCACGACTACATGGGAACGAGTTTCCGATCTGGCAAGACGAGCCGAAGGTTGACGAGTTTGATGCCTTGCCAGGCGATGGCTCATTTAC AGATAATACCACCTTTTCCTTATCCACAAACCAGATGTCCAACTTTGCGGCCTGGGTCAGACCGGCAGAGTTATTCCAATTGGACCGGCAGAATGACAGGACAGCTTTGGAGGATGCAATGATGCAGGTGTCTGCGAGCAGTAACTTGGTGCAAGACATCACGACAGACTGCTCCGTGGTAGCCAGCCTCTCGGCTGCCTTTAACGTGCTGACAGGGAAGCATACG GTTCTTTCATCAATATTCTACCCTTTTGATCTTCTAAAAAAAAGACCTAGGCTTTCTCACTCTGGAAAGTACGTGATGAAGCTGAATTTCAATGGATGTGCCCGCAAAGTTGTGGTGGACGACAGATTGCCTTCCTCACGGACGAGTCGTGCGCTATTTGTGGTCGACAGGCAAAATCCATACCTCTTGTGGCCAGCATTGCTCGAGAAAGCGTACCTTAAGGTCAGAGGCGGTTATGATTTTCCAGGGAGCAATTCAGGCACGGATTTGTGGGTGCTTATAGGCTGGATCCCCGAGCAGCTGTTCCTGCAAAG AGAGGACATCGACCTAGACAATGTCTGGAAACGGATAGAGGTTGCCCACAAATccggcaatgtcgtcgtGACCTTGGGAACTGGCCGGGTATCTaccgaagaggaggaggttaTGGGCTTGATTGGGGAGCATGATTATGCGGTTGAGAACATTGATACCTCAGGTGGCAGCCGACGTCTTCTGATAAAGAATCCCTGGTGTGACGGCCCGTCCATGACGACATTAGGGTGGTCAAACACTCAGCATTCGGGTCTGAGCGAAGCCGTTAGTAATGGGTCCTCGCAAAAGCGGTCGATGCAGGAACACGCTGCTTCTAGCACACTTTGGGTGgcctttgaagatgttgcgCAGCATTTCGAATCCATGTATCTCAACTGGAATCCGGCATTATTTCCTTGTCGCCGAGACCACCACTTTGCCTGGGAGCTTCCCCCAAAGTTGTACGGTGCATCCTTGTCCAGGAATCCACAATTTTCCGTGAGTTCACACAATGCTGGCACTATTTGGGTCCTAGTAAGCCGTCACTTTGTCGATGCCGAGCTAGATATCGCCCGTGAAAGACGGGACTCGATGGCTGCAGTAGCCCGTCAACTCGGATTTATGAGTATATTAGCGTTTGAGAATGGTGGGAGAAAGCTACAAATATGCCGTGGTGAAATATACCGCGGCCCCTACGTTGACTCTCCACAAACCCTAGCCCGCCTCTACATCCGACCTGGGCGGCCCTACACAATAGTGGTTGATCAACACGAGCTGCCTTTGCCTCGCTACCATTTCACTCTGTCACTCTTTTCACACAGTCCACTAGTTGTGAAAGAAGCCTCAGAGACAATGTCACATTTCACGGAGCAGCTTGGAgcatggacaagaagaacatcTGGGGGCAATTCATCGTGCTGCACATACTTTCAAAATCCGCAGTACAGACTCTCTATCGACAGACGAACCCCGGTATCTATTCTTCTCTGTGCTGATACCGATGACATTCATGTTCATGTGGATGTAGTATGGGCGCAAGGCCGCCGAGTGGACAACATCAGAGTGAAGGACCTGGTGGCTTCGTCCGGGGAGTATCGTCGGGGATGTGCGGTAGCTGATATCGCAATGCTTGAGACTGGAGTTTATACTCTGGTATGTTCTGCTTTCGACGCAGGACAGTTGGGCCAGTTCTCTTTACGGGTTGGAACGATGTCGCCAATCGTGATCAGACCCGTGCCTGTGGACAGTGCAGGTAGATTCGCGACGAAACTACCCCAAATTCACCTGCCACAAGGAGATGAGCGATTTCGTTTGCCGCTTGATGTGTCCTGGCTTACCAAAGCAAGTGTTTCCATGCATAGTAGTAGTGCACCATTGCAACTAGGGAGCAGGGCAAACTTGCCGTCGTCACAAGTACTTCGCGTGTCAATTATTCACTGTTGGGGCCCAGAACAAGCCACAATAGCAGTTTCTGGGGAGAACGAGTTCCAAAACCCTGCAAATACGATACGCACACCGCAGTTTGACATGGAACCGGATCGTATAAGGAGAGAAGGACTATGGATACTTGTTGAAAGTATGGGCTCTCATGGAGGAACGTTGTCCATCGACGGAGAGATCTCTAGCGACTCTCCAGTGCGGATTGGAGACTGGGAATGTGTTTGA
- a CDS encoding alcohol dehydrogenase GroES-like domain-containing protein (similar to Beauveria bassiana ARSEF 2860 XP_008603302.1), producing MSNPKTMKAVVFDGPHQVAVRDRPVPRVQDSRDVVLKVHATALCGSELHVYRGHQKSDSGFIMGHEFTGTVTEVGSDVRTLDVGDKVVAPFTVSCGNCFYCQRGFTARCDHSLLFGSVGLDGGQAEFVRVPHADSTCFKAPGTISDLALLLMADIFPTGYFGVKNAVELSPTIDVTQSTIVVVGCGPVGLCAIACASHLQPRHLFAVDGVQSRLEVAERLGGKPLNFKEDAEGMRQRVMEATDGRGADMIVEAVGHSAALRTAFDLVRPFGVISSIGVHNAEIPWSGNEAYGKNVRLQMGRCPVRHVFPEALKVLEQKQHQLEFMFDHVMSLADAVEGYDLFDKMKVQKVIFRP from the exons ATGAGTAACCCTAAGACTATGAAGGCAGTCGTATTCGACGGTCCACACCAAGTTGCCGTCCGTGATCGTCCAGTCCCTCGAG TGCAAGACAGTAGGGACGTTGTTCTAAAAGTACATGCCACTGCGTTGTGCGGCTC AGAGCTACACGTTTACCGCGGGCATCAGAAGTCAGACAGTGGGTTCATCATGGGCCACGAGTTCACCGGTACCGTGACTGAGGTCGGATCCGATGTGCGTAcgcttgatgttggtgacaAGGTAGTAGCTCCTTTCACAGTATCATG TGGGAATTGTTTCTATTGCCAAAGAGGCTTCACAGCCCGCTGTGACCACAGTTTACTTTTTGGCTCTGTCGGACTAGATGGGGGCCAGGCCGAGTTCGTGCGAGTGCCGCACGCAGACAGCACTTGTTTTAAAGCGCCAGGAACTATATCCGACCTAGCTTTGCTCCTGATGGCTGATATCTTCCCTACGGGATATTTTGGAGTAAAGAATGCAGTAGAGCTGTCTCCAACCATAGACGTAACGCAGTCTaccattgtcgtcgtcggttGTGGTCCCGTTGGTCTCTGCGCCATAGCATGTGCGTCGCACcttcaacctcgtcaccTATTCGCAGTAGACGGGGTTCAAAGTCGACTGGAAGTCGCTGAACGGCTGGGTGGCAAACCACTGAACTTCAAGGAAGATGCAGAGGGGATGCGACAGCGTGTCATGGAAGCAACAGACGGCCGTGGAGCAGACATGATTGTTGAGGCAGTAGGTCACAGTGCGGCCTTGAGGACTGCATTCGACCTCGTGCGCCCATTTGGGGTCATAAGCAGCATAGGAGTCCACAATGCGGAG ATCCCTTGGTCCGGAAATGAGGCATACGG AAAAAATGTTCGCCTCCAGATGGGCCGGTGCCCGGTTCGTCATGTTTTCCCAGAAGCCCTGAAAGTCTtggagcagaagcagcacCAATTGGA GTTCATGTTCGATCACGTCATGTCGCTGGCCGATGCTGTGGAAGGATACGACCTATTTGATAAGATGAAGGTCCAGAAGGTAATTTTTCGCCCATag
- a CDS encoding ribosomal l29e protein family domain-containing protein, protein MAKSKNSSQHNQWRKAHRNGIKKPKTSRYPSLKGTDPKFRRNHRHALHGTAKALKEAKEGKREVV, encoded by the exons ATGGCGA AATCAAAGAACTCCTCGCAGCACAACCAGTGGCGCAAAGCCCACCGCAACGG CAtcaagaagcccaagaccTCGAGGTACCCCTCACTGAAGGGCACTGATCCCAAATTTCGACGAAACCATCGACATGCGCTTCACGGCACTGCTAAGGCATTG aaagaggccaaggagggTAAGAGGGAGGTGGTATAA
- a CDS encoding C2H2 type zinc finger domain-containing protein (similar to Metarhizium acridum CQMa 102 XP_007812813.1): protein MTTAAQQHQQLQNQLAVDTYDPDEVVPRGSPLMKALHPKLELSPSPPPDIPPAQVSLSPLPTDDYPRSNRPKIRPSSGDAVLVAYLDNGRRPEIARAAGCRALPGVDEEEDDGLVGDPSSPGQVAASPMHVRSNGSASEPRAAMTSPSLQHLAADALQVVTTDSGRAFIPRETPDIALSTRHLSISDDRPHNTAYHLSSRDPAKHNAISNSVNKSPVTMLTPASGGLPPLQMDSPKSEANSHILPSIRSTLGDINHIPSEPPTPADKDVPTLHCSGNHFSHASPGAIRRLPPMPGSHVSPPISPNEPYQLSLPSPRSLPASSPYSGYTSNGLNHRPNAEYVSSAGGETPSTEQSALTPSTTTSVVDRMSIDGITNPPIGLYVCNYAGCTAAPFQTQYLLNSHANVHSSARPHYCPVQGCPRSEGGKGFKRKNEMIRHGLVHDSPGYVCPFCPDREHKYPRPDNLQRHVRVHHVDKDKDDPMLREVLSQRPDGPNRGRRRRGGQP from the exons ATGACTACGGCTgcccagcagcaccagcagctaCAGAATCAACTGGCTGTCGATACATACGACCCTGATGAAGTTGTCCCGCGAGGCAGTCCTCTGATGAAAGCGCTGCACCCGAAGCTCGAGCTCTCCCCCAGTCCACCACCGGACATTCCTCCCGCACAAGTCAGTCTTAGTCCTCTTCCCACCGACGACTATCCAAGGTCTAATCGCCCAAAGATTCGCCCCAGCTCAGGGGATGCCGTTCTCGTGGCATATCTTGACAACGGCCGTCGCCCAGAGATTGCTCGTGCCGCCGGTTGCCGAGCGCTCCCTGGggtcgacgaggaagaagacgacggtCTGGTTGGAGACCCATCTTCGCCTGGACAAGTTGCGGCATCGCCAATGCATGTTCGATCCAACGGGAGCGCGTCGGAACCTAGGGCTGCTATGACAAGCCCGAGTCTGCAACACCTGGCGGCAGATGCTCTTCAGGTAGTGACGACAGATTCTGGGCGCGCGTTCATCCCAAGAGAAACCCCAGATATTGCATTGTCGACTCGCCATTTGTCAATCAGTGACGATAGGCCGCACAATACTGCTTACCACCTGTCTTCCAGAGATCCTGCAAAACACAATGCAATATCTAACAGTGTAAACAAATCTCCCGTCACCATGCTCACACCAGCTAGCGGTGGCTTACCGCCTCTCCAGATGGACTCGCCGAAATCTGAAGCCAACAGTCACATTCTCCCATCCATACGGTCGACACTGGGCGATATTAATCACATTCCGTCTGAACCGCCAACGCCAGCTGACAAAGATGTGCCGACACTGCATTGTTCCGGCAATCACTTCTCCCATGCCTCTCCAGGGGCCATAAGACGTCTACCTCCCATGCCGGGATCGCATGTTTCTCCACCGATCTCTCCGAATGAGCCCTATCAGCTCAGCCTACCATCACCACGATCTTTACCCGCATCAAGCCCTTACAGTGGTTATACCTCGAACGGCCTTAATCATCGGCCCAACGCTGAGTATGTCTCGAGTGCGGGTGGTGAGACACCCAGCACAGAGCAATCTGCTCtaacaccatcaacaaccacttCTGTCGTGGACCGCATGAGCATTGACGGCATAACCAATCCACCCATTGGGCTGTATGTTTGCAACTATGCAGGTTGCACAGCAGCACCCTTTCAAACTCAGTACCTGCTAAACTCTCACGCCAACGTGCATTCGTCTGCTCGACCACATTATTGCCCCGTGCAAGGATGCCCCCGAAGTGAAGGTGGCAAAGGGTTTAAACGGAAAAATGAAATGATACGGCATGGCTTGGTACACGACTCACCCGGCTATGTCTGCCCATTCTGTCCGGATCGGGAGCATAAATATCCGCGTCCTGATAATTTGCAGAG ACATGTTCGGGTGCATCATGTTGATAAGGATAAAGACGATCCAATGCTTAGAGAAGTATTATCACAGCGACCTGATGGTCCCAACCGTGGCagaaggagacgaggaggacaACCCTAG
- a CDS encoding peroxisomal carrier protein (similar to Metarhizium acridum CQMa 102 XP_007812811.1) has product MGAQSKPEISPLARASAGATGAVLANALVYPLDIVKTRLQVQVRQNKQSSDSESQPHYNSTWDAISRIVADDGIQGLYAGMNGSLIGVASTNFAYFYWYTVARSLYAKSSKASGPPPSIAVELALGAVAGALAQLFTIPVAVVTTRQQTARADERKSLLDTAREVIEGPDGVSGLWRGLKASLVLVVNPAITYGAYERLRTIFFNGKPTLRPWEAFLLGALSKALATIATQPLIVAKVGLQSRPPPERKGKPFKSFVEVMQFIIENEGPLSLFKGIGPQIFKGFLVQGILMMTKERVELLFVLFLRYLKSLRSNQLRKATDVASTVVQHSPLKSSKPLAVS; this is encoded by the exons ATGGGAGCACAGTCAAAGCCTGAGATTTCCCCATTGGCCCGCGCATCCGCCGGAGCTACGGGCGCCGTCCTTGCAAACGCCCTGGTGTACCCTTTGGACAT TGTTaagaccagactccaagtGCAAGTACGCCAGAATAAGCAGTCATCAGACTCTGAAAGCCAGCCGCACTACAACTCGACTTGGGATGCGATTTCACGGATCGTAGCCGATGACGGCATTCAGGGGCTATATGCGGGCATGAATGGTTCACTTATCGGCGTCGCGTCAACCAATTTTGCCTATTTTTACTGGTATACAGTGGCTAGATCTCTCTACGCCAAGTCAAGCAAGGCTTCTGGTCCGCCACCCTCTATCGCTGTAGAGCTGGCCCTCGGGGCTGTTGCCGGTGCTCTCGCACAACTCTTCACAATTCCCGTGGCTGTTGTAACAACGCGCCAACAGACTGCTCGAGCTGATGAGCGGAAGAGCCTCCTAGACACAGCTCGCGAGGTTATTGAAGGCCCAGACGGCGTGTCCGGTTTGTGGCGGGGTCTCAAGGcaagcttggtgctggttgtCAACCCAGCCATCACGTACGGAGCGTACGAGCGATTGAGGACTATTTTCTTCAATGGCAAACCAACATTGAGACCGTGGGAAGCATTCC TGTTGGGAGCTTTATCGAAGGCCCTGGCCACAATCGCCACGCAACCTCTCATCGTTGCCAAAGTTGGTCTCCAGTCAAGACCTCCGCCAGAAAGAAAGGGTAAGCCATTTAAGAGCTTCGTCGAGGTTATGCAGTTCATTATCGAAAATGAGGGGCCGCTCTCGCTATTCAAAGGCATAGGGCCACAGATTTTCAAGGGCTTTCTTGTCCAAGGCATCCTAATGATGACTAAGGAGAG GGTGGAGCTCTTGTTCGTGTTATTCCTTCGGTACCTGAAATCTCTTCGATCGAACCAGCTACGCAAAGCCACGGATGTTGCGTCAACGGTGGTGCAGCATAGCCCTCTCAAATCCTCGAAGCCACTTGCAGTATCATAA